The sequence AAAAAATCGACCTGTTGGAAGACTGGGATTTATGGATACGGTATTCACACTACACCGATTTCCTCTATATTGACAAGACTACCTGTATATTCAGGTCACCATATGGGATTAAAAAAATAAAAGGAAGGATTGATGCGCTCTGGGAGACCTACGATATCGTGCGGGAAAAGCACGTCGATCAAACCCCCGTCCGAGAGGCATAATACATCCTGTCGTCGGTGTGCCGAGAATTAATATGACGTGTGTATAATTTTGTATACGAACCTGAATACGTGAGATTTTCTATCATTCGAAAAAGGGATTACTATCTATGGACTCAATTCGGGAGTATAATGAAGAATACTGGGAAGAGAGGAATGAAATCCCGGCATTCGAAAAACAAAAATTTCAAGCACTGGTGAAATATGTGCCTTCGTCCGTTGAAACGATCGTCGATTATGGGTGTGGCGCCGGACAATACATCAGGGCAATGAAAAAGATAAACGAAAAGGGAATATATATAGGCATTGATATTTCGCAAAAGGCCCTGGATTTGGCCGCCTCACACCTGACAGACGTTCAACTGCTGCAGGTTGATGACGGGGCGCGTATCCCGTTGGAAAACGACAGCGTTGATTTTATCGTTGCTTCGGAGGTGTTGGAACACGTGTATCACGTGTCGAAAACGCTGAATGAATTGTGGAGGATACTAAAACCGGATGGGAAGATGTGGCTATCGGTACCGTTTCATGGGATCATAAAAAACCTTCTCATCGCTCTTATGAATTTCGACGAGCATTATGATCC comes from Candidatus Zymogenaceae bacterium and encodes:
- a CDS encoding class I SAM-dependent methyltransferase, with product MDSIREYNEEYWEERNEIPAFEKQKFQALVKYVPSSVETIVDYGCGAGQYIRAMKKINEKGIYIGIDISQKALDLAASHLTDVQLLQVDDGARIPLENDSVDFIVASEVLEHVYHVSKTLNELWRILKPDGKMWLSVPFHGIIKNLLIALMNFDEHYDPLGPHIRFFTKKTLFDVVTDSGFEIIRHGYWGRFYPIPWNIHVYARKS